One stretch of Pseudomonas sp. NC02 DNA includes these proteins:
- a CDS encoding nucleobase:cation symporter-2 family protein, producing MSDTQTPRPRYKSDLIYGLEDRPHFSAAIFAALQHVLASFVGIITPTLIVGGVLGLESEVPYLVSMALFVSGLGTFVQARKFGPVGSGLLCLQGTSFSFISVILSAGFMVKARGGGTDEILSTIFGICFFAAFIEVVLSQFIGKLRKLITPVVTGTIITLMGLSLIKVAVTDMAGGYGASDLGAAGNMGLAALVLLTIVVLNRFNNPFLRLGSIVIGLTLGFVVAWWMGRVDLGALPQLPLISVPVPFKYGFSFDWVAFIPVAVIFLISPLEAAGDLTANSMISQQPVKGPLYIKRIKSGLLADGLNSVMAATFNSLPMVTFAQNNGVIQLTGVASRYVAYFIAGLLVLLGLFPMIGAVLQLMPKPVLGGATLIMFGTVAVAGIKILAEAGLHRRNVLIVAISLGMGLGVAAVPEVLRELPKALHNIFESPITVGAFCAIVLNIFLPEEFIELEEDEFDPEASTLKVMQDPDVTK from the coding sequence TTGTCTGACACTCAAACCCCTCGCCCCCGTTATAAATCCGACCTGATCTACGGCCTCGAGGACCGTCCGCACTTCAGCGCGGCGATATTTGCCGCCCTGCAGCACGTGCTGGCCAGCTTTGTCGGGATCATCACCCCGACGCTGATCGTCGGCGGCGTGCTGGGCCTGGAAAGCGAAGTGCCGTACCTGGTCAGCATGGCGTTGTTTGTGTCCGGGCTCGGCACCTTTGTGCAGGCCCGCAAGTTCGGCCCGGTGGGTTCGGGCCTGCTGTGCCTGCAAGGCACCAGTTTTTCGTTTATCAGCGTGATCCTCAGTGCCGGCTTCATGGTCAAGGCCCGGGGCGGCGGCACCGATGAGATCCTGTCGACGATCTTCGGCATCTGCTTTTTCGCGGCGTTTATCGAAGTGGTGCTCAGCCAGTTCATCGGCAAGCTGCGCAAGCTGATCACCCCGGTGGTCACCGGCACCATCATTACCTTGATGGGTTTGTCGCTGATCAAGGTGGCCGTCACCGACATGGCCGGCGGTTATGGCGCCAGTGACCTGGGCGCCGCCGGCAACATGGGCCTGGCGGCCCTGGTGCTGCTGACCATCGTGGTGCTCAACCGCTTCAACAACCCGTTCCTGCGCCTGGGTTCGATCGTGATCGGCCTGACCCTGGGTTTTGTGGTGGCCTGGTGGATGGGCCGCGTCGACCTGGGCGCCCTGCCCCAGTTGCCACTGATCAGCGTACCGGTGCCGTTCAAGTACGGTTTTTCGTTCGACTGGGTGGCGTTTATCCCGGTGGCGGTGATCTTCCTGATTTCGCCACTGGAAGCCGCCGGTGACCTGACCGCCAACTCGATGATCTCGCAACAGCCGGTCAAGGGTCCGCTGTACATCAAGCGCATCAAGTCCGGCCTGCTGGCCGACGGCCTCAACTCGGTGATGGCGGCCACCTTCAACAGCTTGCCGATGGTGACCTTCGCCCAGAACAACGGGGTGATCCAGTTGACCGGCGTGGCCAGCCGTTATGTGGCGTACTTCATTGCCGGGCTGCTGGTGCTGCTGGGGCTGTTCCCGATGATCGGCGCGGTGTTGCAACTGATGCCCAAGCCGGTACTCGGTGGCGCCACGCTGATCATGTTCGGCACCGTGGCCGTGGCCGGGATCAAGATCCTCGCCGAAGCCGGGCTGCACCGGCGCAATGTGCTGATCGTGGCGATCTCCCTGGGCATGGGCCTGGGTGTGGCGGCAGTGCCGGAAGTACTGCGCGAGCTGCCCAAGGCACTGCACAACATCTTCGAGTCGCCAATCACCGTGGGGGCGTTCTGCGCTATCGTGCTGAACATCTTCCTGCCTGAGGAGTTCATAGAGTTGGAAGAAGATGAATTTGATCCGGAAGCCTCCACCCTCAAAGTGATGCAGGACCCGGACGTCACGAAATAG
- a CDS encoding D-glycerate dehydrogenase, with product MKKSVVLYKKLSAPLMARLHEQAEVTLIESLDESGLAKLREALPTAQGLLGASLRLDAKLLDLAPNLEAVASVSVGVDNYDIDYLTGRGILLSNTPDVLTETTADTGFALILATARRVVELSNMVRAGNWNQNIGPLHFGSDVHGKTLGIIGMGRIGEALAQRGHFGFGMPVIYHSHSPKPAVEQRFDAQYRSLPDLLREADFVCLTLPLTAETEGLIGAEEFALMGPETIFINISRGKVVDEPALIEALQQRTIRAAGLDVFVREPLQHDSPLLRLNNVVATPHIGSATHETREAMAKCAVDNLLAALAGEKPKNLVNPAAWKH from the coding sequence ATGAAAAAGTCTGTCGTGCTCTACAAGAAACTCTCTGCACCGCTGATGGCCCGCCTGCATGAACAGGCCGAGGTCACGCTTATTGAATCGCTGGATGAAAGCGGCCTGGCCAAACTGCGTGAAGCCTTGCCGACGGCCCAGGGGTTGCTGGGTGCCAGCCTGCGCCTGGATGCCAAACTGCTGGATCTGGCGCCAAACCTTGAGGCCGTGGCCAGCGTGTCGGTCGGTGTCGACAACTACGACATCGACTACCTGACCGGGCGCGGCATCCTGCTCAGCAATACCCCCGACGTGCTGACCGAAACCACCGCCGATACCGGCTTCGCCCTGATCCTGGCGACCGCCCGGCGAGTGGTGGAGCTGTCCAATATGGTGCGCGCCGGCAACTGGAACCAGAACATCGGCCCGCTGCATTTCGGCAGCGATGTACACGGCAAGACGCTTGGCATTATCGGCATGGGCCGAATTGGCGAAGCCTTGGCCCAGCGTGGGCACTTCGGGTTCGGCATGCCGGTGATCTACCACAGCCACTCGCCAAAACCTGCAGTGGAGCAACGTTTTGACGCGCAATACCGCAGCCTGCCGGACCTGCTCCGGGAAGCCGACTTTGTGTGCCTGACCTTGCCGCTGACGGCTGAAACCGAAGGTTTGATTGGCGCTGAAGAGTTCGCACTGATGGGCCCGGAGACGATCTTTATCAACATCTCCCGAGGCAAGGTGGTGGACGAGCCGGCGCTGATTGAGGCGTTGCAACAGCGCACGATTCGTGCGGCGGGGCTGGATGTGTTTGTGCGGGAGCCACTGCAGCATGACTCGCCGTTGTTGCGTTTGAACAATGTGGTGGCGACGCCGCATATCGGTTCAGCGACTCATGAGACGCGGGAGGCGATGGCCAAGTGTGCGGTGGACAATCTGCTGGCGGCGCTGGCGGGTGAGAAGCCGAAGAACCTGGTGAATCCGGCGGCCTGGAAACACTGA
- a CDS encoding sugar phosphate isomerase/epimerase, which produces MHKYPVSISLSSYGADLVRQQGQLSFVEVLAAAGAQRIEWREELLTTEQPHELAQAAADQGLECVFSSPLELWVAGRSQPNAELAATLNRAQAFGARWLKVSLGYFTDTNDLDSLSALLNRHPVKLLVENDQTLHGGRIEPMQRFFNEVERFAVPVKMTFDIGNWQWQDQSATTAARLLGRHVDYLHCKAVARRADGKLVALPPGAADLHLWEQLLKHMTQGITRAVEFPLQGNDLVQVTAQQVAALAVLGQPRVENAHV; this is translated from the coding sequence ATGCATAAATACCCCGTCTCCATCAGCCTTTCCAGTTACGGCGCCGACCTGGTCCGCCAGCAAGGCCAGTTGAGTTTCGTCGAGGTGCTGGCTGCCGCCGGCGCGCAACGCATCGAATGGCGCGAAGAGCTGCTGACCACCGAACAACCCCATGAGCTGGCGCAAGCTGCAGCCGATCAAGGCCTGGAGTGCGTGTTCTCATCGCCCCTGGAACTCTGGGTGGCCGGTCGCTCGCAGCCCAATGCCGAACTGGCCGCCACCCTCAACCGCGCCCAGGCATTCGGCGCCCGCTGGCTGAAAGTCTCCCTGGGCTATTTCACCGACACCAACGACCTCGACAGTTTGAGCGCCCTGCTCAACCGGCATCCGGTCAAGCTGCTGGTGGAAAACGACCAGACCCTGCACGGCGGGCGCATCGAGCCGATGCAGCGCTTTTTCAACGAAGTCGAGCGGTTCGCGGTGCCGGTGAAAATGACCTTCGATATCGGCAACTGGCAATGGCAAGACCAATCGGCGACCACCGCTGCACGCCTGCTGGGCCGCCACGTGGATTACCTGCACTGCAAGGCCGTGGCCCGCCGCGCCGACGGCAAGCTGGTGGCCCTGCCGCCGGGCGCCGCCGACCTGCATCTGTGGGAACAACTGCTCAAGCACATGACTCAAGGTATTACCCGGGCCGTGGAATTTCCGCTGCAAGGCAATGACCTGGTGCAGGTCACCGCCCAGCAGGTCGCCGCCCTCGCCGTCCTCGGCCAGCCCCGCGTGGAGAACGCACATGTCTGA
- a CDS encoding methyl-accepting chemotaxis protein, which translates to MSLRNLNIAPRAFLGFAFIALLVVILGVFAVNRMTLIRQASVDMGTNQLPSVKYLGNITENVLRLRILSFRILINREPAAVQDAKERSAILVDKVKVAQAAYSALPAEGEEASVYKAFSATLDSYLTAQAEMMSLSQQNKVEEMRTLINTRIKDGTDLMGEQLNKLIAINSAGADQANVAAEGSYSQAVTGIIIVAVLAALMTVLLAWLLTRSIVAPLQKAVSAAESIAGGNLSKPIEVDGKDEPARLLGALAAMQNNLRQTIQHIAGSATQLASAAEELSAVTEEASKGLQQQNNEIDQAATAVNEMTAAVEEVARNAVSTSEASSQSNQAAREGRDRVVETVGAIQTMTQDVQNTSVLIEGLATQGRDIGKVLDVIRAIAEQTNLLALNAAIEAARAGEAGRGFAVVADEVRALAHRTAQSTQEIEKMVAGIQSGTGEAVQSMQQSNQRTQSTLEMARAAGVALEQITQSISLINERNLVIASASEEQAQVSREVDRNLVNIRDLATQSAAGANQTSAASHELSRLAVDLNGMVARFVI; encoded by the coding sequence ATGTCCCTCCGTAACCTGAATATTGCCCCCCGAGCTTTCCTTGGTTTTGCGTTCATTGCGTTGCTTGTGGTTATCCTGGGGGTGTTTGCGGTCAACCGCATGACGCTGATCCGCCAGGCCTCGGTCGACATGGGAACCAACCAGTTACCCAGCGTAAAGTACCTTGGCAACATTACCGAAAACGTGTTGCGCCTGCGCATCCTGTCCTTCCGCATTCTGATCAACCGCGAGCCGGCCGCCGTGCAGGACGCCAAGGAGCGCTCGGCCATTCTGGTGGACAAGGTCAAGGTGGCCCAGGCCGCCTATTCGGCCTTGCCTGCCGAGGGCGAAGAGGCCAGCGTCTACAAAGCCTTTTCCGCGACCCTCGACAGCTACCTGACCGCCCAGGCCGAGATGATGTCGCTGTCGCAGCAAAACAAGGTCGAGGAGATGCGTACCCTGATCAATACCCGGATCAAGGACGGCACCGACCTGATGGGCGAGCAGTTGAATAAACTGATCGCCATCAACAGCGCCGGGGCCGATCAGGCCAACGTCGCCGCCGAAGGCAGTTATTCTCAGGCTGTGACCGGGATCATCATCGTCGCCGTGCTGGCAGCCTTGATGACGGTGTTGCTGGCCTGGCTGCTGACCCGCAGCATTGTCGCTCCGCTGCAAAAGGCGGTCAGTGCTGCCGAGTCCATCGCCGGCGGCAACCTGAGCAAACCCATCGAAGTCGACGGCAAGGACGAACCGGCCCGCCTGCTCGGCGCCTTGGCCGCGATGCAGAACAACCTGCGCCAGACCATCCAGCACATCGCCGGCTCAGCCACGCAGTTGGCCTCCGCCGCTGAAGAGCTCAGCGCCGTCACCGAAGAAGCCTCCAAAGGCCTGCAACAGCAAAACAACGAAATCGACCAGGCCGCCACCGCGGTCAACGAAATGACGGCCGCCGTGGAAGAAGTGGCGCGCAACGCGGTGTCCACCTCCGAGGCCTCCAGCCAGTCTAACCAGGCTGCGCGGGAAGGGCGCGACCGAGTGGTGGAAACCGTCGGCGCGATCCAGACCATGACCCAAGACGTGCAAAACACCTCGGTGCTGATCGAAGGCCTGGCCACCCAGGGCCGTGATATTGGCAAGGTACTGGATGTGATTCGCGCGATTGCCGAGCAGACCAACCTGCTGGCACTCAACGCGGCGATTGAAGCGGCGCGTGCCGGTGAAGCCGGGCGTGGTTTTGCGGTGGTGGCGGACGAAGTGCGGGCCCTGGCCCATCGCACGGCGCAGTCGACCCAGGAAATCGAGAAAATGGTCGCCGGCATCCAGAGCGGTACGGGTGAAGCGGTGCAGTCCATGCAGCAGAGCAACCAGCGCACCCAAAGCACCCTGGAAATGGCGCGGGCTGCCGGTGTGGCCCTGGAGCAGATCACCCAGTCCATCAGCCTGATCAACGAGCGCAACCTGGTGATCGCCAGTGCGTCGGAAGAACAGGCTCAGGTGTCCCGCGAAGTGGATCGCAACCTGGTGAACATCCGCGACCTGGCGACGCAGTCGGCGGCGGGTGCCAATCAGACCTCAGCCGCCAGTCACGAACTGTCGCGCCTGGCAGTGGATTTGAACGGGATGGTGGCCAGGTTCGTCATTTAA
- a CDS encoding LacI family DNA-binding transcriptional regulator, with product MTTFSAAQRSRVTMLDVAERAGVSKASVSRFIGDDRALLSDAIALRIEQAIDELGYRPNQMARGLKRGRTRLIGMLVADIRNPYSIAVMHGVETACRQHGYSLVVCNTDRDDEQERQHLAALRAYNIEGLIVNTLGHHLDQLLELQREMPLVLVDRKVEPLHSDLVGLDNPVAVRMAVEHLEQQGYRDLLLVTEATDGTSSRLERLDSFKAEMTNRPTLTGAVLELDGELEQRLQKFLGKSGPKALFCANGIAALACTRALKNLGCDLFDDVGLIALDDLDWYPLVGNGITALAQPTEAIGASAFDCLLKRLRGDSQPPRTLDFLPQLIIRGSTQSLVGAGLPAITVSPAKQ from the coding sequence GTGACTACTTTTTCCGCCGCCCAACGCAGCCGCGTGACCATGCTGGACGTCGCCGAGCGCGCCGGTGTGTCCAAGGCCAGCGTGTCGCGCTTTATCGGCGACGACCGTGCCCTGCTCTCCGATGCCATCGCCCTGCGCATCGAGCAGGCCATCGATGAGCTGGGCTATCGCCCCAACCAGATGGCCCGCGGCCTGAAACGCGGGCGCACCCGCCTGATCGGCATGCTGGTAGCCGATATCCGCAACCCCTATTCGATTGCCGTAATGCATGGCGTGGAAACCGCCTGCCGCCAGCACGGCTACAGCCTGGTGGTGTGCAACACCGACCGCGATGACGAGCAGGAGCGCCAGCACCTGGCGGCCCTGCGTGCCTACAACATCGAAGGGCTGATCGTGAATACCCTCGGCCATCACCTGGACCAATTGCTGGAACTGCAACGGGAAATGCCCCTGGTGCTGGTGGACCGCAAGGTCGAACCGCTGCACAGCGACCTGGTAGGGCTGGACAACCCGGTGGCGGTGCGCATGGCCGTGGAGCATCTGGAACAACAAGGCTATCGCGACCTGCTGTTGGTGACTGAAGCCACCGACGGCACCAGCTCGCGGCTTGAGCGCCTGGACAGTTTCAAGGCGGAGATGACCAACCGTCCGACGTTGACCGGCGCCGTACTCGAGTTGGACGGCGAACTGGAACAGCGTCTGCAAAAGTTTCTAGGCAAATCCGGCCCCAAGGCGTTGTTCTGCGCCAACGGAATCGCGGCACTGGCGTGTACCCGTGCGTTGAAAAATCTAGGCTGCGACCTGTTTGATGACGTGGGCCTGATCGCCCTGGATGACCTCGACTGGTACCCGCTGGTGGGCAACGGCATCACCGCCCTCGCCCAGCCCACCGAGGCCATCGGCGCCAGTGCGTTTGACTGTTTACTCAAGCGCTTGCGCGGCGATAGCCAGCCCCCACGCACCCTGGACTTCTTGCCACAACTGATTATCCGGGGCTCGACCCAATCCCTTGTGGGAGCTGGCTTGCCTGCGATAACGGTTTCTCCGGCGAAGCAGTAG
- a CDS encoding MFS transporter, whose amino-acid sequence MDPLKLATRRWWYIMPIVFITYSLAYLDRANYGFAAASGMAEDLMITPGMSSLLGALFFLGYFFFQVPGAIYAQKRSVKKLIFVSLILWGGLATLTGMVSNAYMLIVIRFMLGVVEAAVMPAMLVYLCHWFTRAERSRANTFLILGNPVTMMWMSVVSGYLVQHFSWRWMFIIEGLPAVLWAFIWWKLADEKPADAKWLSAQHKKDLETALAEEQVGIKAVKNYAEAFRSPKVIILALQFFCWSIGVYGFVLWLPSILKAGLKMDMVEAGWLSALPYLAAVIGMLAVSWGSDKLQKRKRFVWPPLLIASIAFYASYVLGAEHFWWSYTLLVIAGACMYAPYGPFFAIVPEILPANVAGGAMALINSMGALGSFGGSYLVGYLNSSTGSPGASYLLMSGALLVSVVLTIFLKPGASDRERAPLHSLELKVKT is encoded by the coding sequence ATGGACCCGTTGAAACTCGCCACCCGCCGTTGGTGGTACATCATGCCCATCGTGTTTATCACCTACAGCCTGGCGTACCTGGACCGCGCCAACTACGGCTTTGCCGCCGCCTCCGGGATGGCCGAAGACCTGATGATCACCCCGGGCATGTCGTCATTGCTCGGCGCGCTGTTCTTCCTCGGCTACTTTTTCTTCCAGGTGCCCGGTGCGATCTACGCGCAGAAACGCAGCGTGAAGAAGCTGATTTTCGTCAGCCTGATCCTGTGGGGCGGCCTGGCCACCCTGACCGGCATGGTGTCCAACGCCTACATGCTGATCGTGATCCGCTTCATGCTCGGGGTGGTCGAAGCCGCCGTGATGCCGGCGATGCTGGTGTACCTGTGCCACTGGTTCACCCGCGCGGAACGCTCGCGAGCCAACACCTTCCTGATCCTCGGCAACCCGGTGACCATGATGTGGATGTCGGTGGTCTCGGGCTACCTGGTGCAGCATTTCAGCTGGCGCTGGATGTTTATCATCGAAGGTTTGCCGGCGGTGCTGTGGGCGTTTATCTGGTGGAAGCTGGCGGATGAAAAACCCGCAGACGCCAAATGGCTGAGCGCCCAGCATAAAAAAGACCTGGAAACAGCCCTCGCCGAAGAACAAGTGGGCATCAAGGCGGTAAAGAACTACGCCGAGGCCTTTCGCTCACCCAAGGTGATCATCCTGGCGCTGCAGTTTTTCTGCTGGAGCATTGGCGTGTATGGCTTCGTGCTGTGGCTGCCGTCGATCCTCAAGGCCGGCCTGAAAATGGACATGGTCGAGGCCGGCTGGCTGTCGGCGCTGCCGTACCTGGCGGCGGTGATCGGCATGCTGGCGGTGTCCTGGGGCTCGGACAAACTGCAAAAACGTAAACGTTTTGTGTGGCCACCGTTGCTGATCGCCTCCATCGCGTTTTATGCGTCCTACGTGCTCGGCGCCGAACACTTCTGGTGGTCGTACACCCTGCTGGTGATCGCCGGGGCCTGTATGTACGCGCCGTACGGGCCGTTTTTCGCAATCGTCCCCGAGATCCTTCCGGCCAACGTCGCCGGCGGCGCCATGGCGCTGATCAACAGCATGGGCGCCCTCGGTTCGTTCGGCGGTTCGTACCTGGTGGGCTACCTCAACAGCAGCACCGGATCGCCCGGCGCCTCGTACTTGCTGATGAGTGGTGCGCTGCTGGTGTCGGTGGTGTTGACGATCTTTCTCAAGCCCGGCGCCAGCGACCGCGAGCGCGCCCCGCTGCACTCCCTTGAATTGAAGGTAAAGACCTGA
- a CDS encoding sugar kinase, with translation MSEIDILSFGETMAMFVAEQTGDLAQVAQFHKRIAGADSNVAIGLSRLGFNVAWLSRVGADSLGRFVVDTLQNEGLDCTQVAVDPLHPTGFQLKSREEAGDDPQVEYFRRGSAASHLSVEAIKPELLQARHLHATGIPPALSDATRDLSRQLMTQMREAGRSVSFDPNLRPSLWANEQRMISEINALACLADWVLPGLSEGRLLTGFEDPADIAAFYLDQGVEAVAIKLGPHGAYYRTQLDQGFVAAVPVAKVVDTVGAGDGFAVGMISALLENLSFSEAVQRGNWIGSRAVQSRGDMEGLPFRTDLPHTQKAG, from the coding sequence ATGTCTGAGATCGATATCCTGTCGTTTGGTGAAACCATGGCGATGTTTGTCGCCGAACAGACCGGCGACCTGGCCCAGGTTGCCCAGTTTCACAAGCGCATTGCCGGCGCCGACAGCAACGTCGCCATCGGCCTGTCACGCCTGGGCTTCAACGTCGCATGGCTGAGCCGCGTGGGTGCCGATTCCCTCGGGCGCTTCGTGGTGGACACCTTGCAGAACGAAGGCCTGGACTGCACTCAGGTGGCGGTGGACCCGCTGCACCCCACGGGCTTTCAACTCAAGTCCCGCGAGGAAGCCGGCGATGATCCGCAGGTGGAGTACTTCCGCCGTGGCTCGGCCGCCAGCCATTTGTCGGTCGAGGCGATCAAGCCTGAGCTGTTGCAAGCCCGGCACCTGCACGCCACCGGCATTCCGCCGGCGCTGTCGGACGCCACCCGCGACCTGTCGCGCCAGTTGATGACGCAAATGCGCGAGGCCGGGCGCAGCGTGTCCTTCGACCCGAACCTGCGCCCGTCCCTGTGGGCGAACGAGCAACGCATGATCAGCGAAATCAACGCCCTCGCCTGCCTGGCGGACTGGGTGTTGCCGGGCTTGAGCGAAGGCCGCTTGCTCACCGGTTTTGAAGACCCGGCCGACATCGCCGCGTTTTACCTGGACCAGGGCGTGGAAGCCGTGGCCATCAAGCTCGGGCCCCACGGCGCGTATTACCGCACCCAGCTGGACCAGGGGTTTGTCGCCGCCGTGCCAGTGGCCAAGGTGGTCGACACGGTCGGCGCCGGCGATGGATTTGCCGTGGGCATGATCAGCGCGCTCCTGGAAAACCTGAGCTTCAGCGAAGCCGTGCAGCGCGGCAACTGGATCGGCAGCCGCGCGGTGCAGAGCCGTGGCGACATGGAAGGCTTGCCGTTCAGGACCGATCTGCCCCACACCCAGAAAGCCGGTTAA
- a CDS encoding autotransporter outer membrane beta-barrel domain-containing protein, translating to MSAPFNFKPTPLSLAFKAKAVTLLMLMAQLSEARVVTGPDEMVGPGPRPDTFELRAGSRLTVLGVPTLQITANSATLIVNAGSSTRDIAAINSDIRIDGSDVIARDSARAGVHVTGSNVLITNSNVTHNNGTGLAAARSLGATNGSSVTVVNSHITGSTRGASASAHSVLDLTDSRVEATADDGVGIELFNGQARAFNTSIVGGDIGVKMGVDNDPTLASSLILDRSSVEGKTGSAIQVGSFRPGESTLADIHVLNGSTLTGANGVLLEVMNGATANMNVDRSFLVGDVVVEDGSTARLQLNNGSWLTGKLQNVAELSVNSASHWMLVDDSSVGDLIMGGGTVHFGGADEFFQLDVNSLSGDGSYVMHTDFSTGQTDLLNVNGVATGNHSLLLAATGSELASALPIRVVHTEGGDAHFSLDGDTVDVGAYSYGLKKEDTDWYLDPNRRGTSNSTKTVMALFNTAPTVLYGEMSLLRTRMGELRFSDGQSNGFWMRGYGNKYEVAGNKDGGGYTQNQRGLSLGADAPLSGGDGQWMAGVMAGHSTSDIGANTSGSGKVNSYYLGGYATWIDDESGLYFDGVVKLNRLHNEVNVTMSDGKRAKGNYTQNAVSASAEVGRHIKLDDGYFVEPYSQLSTAIIQAQSYELDNGLQAKGDRTASVVGKLGVTGGKNIQLESGGVLQPYLRTALAHEFNHSNKVKVNDQRFNNDVFGSRIEVAAGVAMSVSKNVKLHADIEHAQGKKVDQPWGVNVGVRYDF from the coding sequence ATGTCAGCTCCATTCAATTTCAAACCAACTCCCTTAAGCCTTGCCTTCAAGGCCAAGGCCGTCACACTGCTGATGCTCATGGCGCAGCTGTCCGAAGCGCGTGTCGTGACCGGCCCGGATGAAATGGTGGGGCCTGGCCCGCGCCCTGACACTTTTGAATTGCGTGCAGGTTCCCGCCTGACGGTTCTGGGAGTGCCCACCCTGCAAATCACTGCCAATTCCGCAACCCTGATTGTCAATGCCGGCAGCAGCACCCGGGACATTGCCGCAATCAACTCCGACATCCGCATCGATGGTTCGGACGTCATTGCGCGGGATTCGGCAAGGGCTGGGGTTCATGTCACGGGCAGCAACGTGCTGATCACCAACAGCAACGTTACCCACAACAACGGAACCGGGCTGGCAGCGGCCCGTTCCCTGGGCGCCACCAATGGTTCCAGCGTCACGGTCGTCAACAGTCACATCACCGGCAGCACCCGCGGTGCCTCGGCCAGTGCCCACAGTGTGCTGGACCTGACCGATTCGCGTGTCGAGGCGACCGCAGATGATGGCGTGGGTATCGAACTGTTCAATGGCCAGGCCCGTGCGTTCAATACCAGCATCGTTGGTGGAGACATTGGCGTGAAGATGGGCGTGGATAACGACCCGACTTTGGCCAGCAGCCTGATCCTCGACCGCTCGAGCGTCGAGGGCAAGACCGGTTCGGCGATTCAGGTCGGCTCGTTCAGGCCCGGGGAATCCACCCTTGCTGATATTCATGTACTCAATGGCTCCACGCTGACCGGCGCAAACGGTGTGCTGCTGGAAGTCATGAATGGCGCCACCGCCAACATGAACGTCGACCGCAGCTTCCTGGTCGGTGACGTGGTGGTCGAAGACGGCAGCACCGCCAGGTTGCAGCTCAACAATGGCTCCTGGCTCACCGGCAAACTGCAGAACGTCGCCGAGTTGAGCGTCAATTCAGCGTCCCACTGGATGCTGGTGGATGACAGTTCAGTCGGCGACCTGATCATGGGCGGCGGCACCGTGCACTTTGGCGGCGCCGATGAGTTCTTCCAGTTGGACGTCAACAGCCTGTCGGGTGACGGCAGCTATGTGATGCACACCGACTTCAGCACCGGCCAGACCGACTTGCTCAACGTCAACGGGGTCGCCACGGGCAACCACAGCCTGCTGTTGGCGGCGACCGGCTCCGAGTTGGCGAGTGCGTTGCCGATTCGTGTGGTGCACACCGAAGGTGGCGATGCGCACTTCTCGCTGGACGGCGACACCGTGGATGTGGGCGCCTATTCCTACGGGCTGAAGAAGGAAGACACCGACTGGTACCTCGATCCTAACCGTCGTGGCACCAGCAACAGCACCAAAACCGTGATGGCGTTGTTCAACACGGCCCCCACCGTGCTGTACGGCGAGATGTCCCTGCTGCGTACCCGCATGGGTGAGCTGCGTTTCAGCGACGGCCAGAGCAACGGGTTCTGGATGCGTGGCTACGGCAACAAATACGAGGTAGCCGGGAACAAGGACGGTGGTGGCTACACGCAAAACCAGCGTGGCCTGAGCCTGGGTGCCGATGCGCCATTGTCGGGCGGAGATGGCCAGTGGATGGCCGGTGTCATGGCGGGTCACAGCACGTCCGACATCGGCGCCAACACTTCCGGCAGCGGCAAGGTCAACAGCTACTACCTGGGGGGGTATGCCACCTGGATCGACGACGAGAGCGGGCTGTACTTCGACGGCGTGGTCAAGCTCAACCGCTTGCACAACGAGGTCAACGTGACCATGAGCGACGGCAAGCGTGCCAAGGGCAACTACACGCAGAATGCCGTGAGCGCATCGGCGGAAGTCGGCCGGCATATCAAGCTCGACGATGGTTACTTTGTAGAACCGTACTCGCAACTGAGCACAGCGATTATCCAGGCGCAAAGTTACGAGCTGGACAATGGCCTGCAGGCCAAGGGGGATCGCACCGCCTCCGTGGTGGGCAAGCTCGGCGTGACAGGTGGCAAGAATATCCAGCTGGAGAGCGGCGGGGTGCTGCAGCCCTACCTGCGTACAGCGTTGGCCCATGAGTTCAACCACAGCAACAAGGTCAAGGTGAACGACCAGCGCTTCAACAACGATGTGTTCGGTTCGCGTATTGAAGTGGCAGCGGGCGTGGCGATGTCGGTGTCGAAGAACGTCAAGCTGCACGCTGATATTGAACATGCCCAGGGCAAGAAGGTGGATCAGCCGTGGGGGGTTAATGTGGGAGTGCGTTACGATTTCTAG